A stretch of Dysidea avara chromosome 5, odDysAvar1.4, whole genome shotgun sequence DNA encodes these proteins:
- the LOC136257084 gene encoding uncharacterized protein isoform X1, whose translation MNPRKTIIKRKSIPLTLVSVAKRCKIKHIKAPVRSFSDPPLVEECHFNTDDSSDQILDENNEGTCYDDQPDTEQQTAHTKRKQKAAEKWQIVQSVALNGVIMNMSEALLDCTICDKSRGIVKCDQCGPLMIYCKQCAIDMHQHSLFHHFVEVWEDGYFQPLELPDGIVLDPKPCCENITRRSIVCFSVEGSPRVLNFPFCSCKCDALKLIGFNYWPGTPVYPQVAFTFEFLDLLEALLLECHVAVQDFTQAWSYLVTKKLIKMPCNLYPVLIDSFEEYRHFRRRLQTLEGIHVTPLDHSCPACSTESGVVTVSIDAIFGLCRKKSAGKSVQGPLSGKMVFEFQDEVNAFVSSHSQSRNSSSQGLCNNFLAGNELRSSKRYKALDETAVMGSICRHEVPLRFFNLFHGERISYAVYMMHCLQQLFPSHDIKLLYDVSCTLQKHLQANSRDDLLSVFHLAIPIFHCFGHKLSCQIQFSPRIIEGFGLSDGEGMERMWSFLRPFSRMTKEMGPSHRIDVLSDAILYYGQKGIDNIGKLICKKFHRAQSLKEESNKDLNDLMLMSPVQFSMADVERWEEEERSQLLQDSSAINLSERWQAKYVKLIDMHEEIKSSITSISTVEPSSPLFVPPSQLLECLTQCEDKLKSLEQANGVRQRWSTSSTQYREAKTLVASEHRMCLLLKLEQAARERWFLLTLKAKYADGLAIDSRLSKRVSAVNNQIKKMLRSFNEGLPVEDHMIWEAAINIHRNSYTASLASIATSIPIEVKREAVQKFRTAKRSLEEIALLKDEMRNCLEYYKRQIASLKRSQEEIHLQLHEQEKDVEKLSGCYCLISRKLLIFSTKLTDLLSLFRNIVPEVIPPSMGTSEASTENHFPLTSYTAHVSISIQMKLMKTQVSVEQLVTELRMFSQE comes from the exons ATGAATCCAAGGAAGACTATTATAAAGAGGAAAAGTATTCCTCTAACACTTGTTAGTGTTGCTAAGAGATGTAAAATAAAGCACATTAAAGCACCTGTTAGAAGTTTCAGCGATCCTCCACTTGTTGAAGAGTGTCACTTTAACACTGATGATTCATCTGACCAAATACTAGATGAAAATAATGAAGGCACATGTTATGATGATCAACCAGATACAGAGCAGCAAACAGCTCACACAAAGAGGAAGCAAAAAGCAGCTGAAAAATGGCAAATCGTCCAAAGTGTTGCCTTAAATGGAGTTATTATGAATATGAGTGAAGCACTATTGGATTGCACTATATGTGATAAATCTAGAGGCATAGTGAAATGTGATCAGTGCGGACCTCTTATGATTTACTGTAAGCAATGTGCTATTGATATGCACCAACATTCATTGTTTCACCATTTTGTGGAAGTTTGGGAG GATGGTTATTTTCAGCCACTTGAACTGCCTGATGGCATTGTGCTTGATCCAAAGCCATGCTGTGAGAATATAACAAGGAGaagcattgtatgttttagTGTTGAAG GATCTCCACGTGTTTTGAATTTTCCATTTTGCTCCTGTAAGTGTGATGCACTCAAATTGATTGGATTTAATTACTGGCCTGGAACTCCTGTCTATCCCCAAGTAGCCTTTACATTTGAATTTTTGGATCTCCTTGAAGCACTGTTGCTTGAGTGCCATGTAGCAGTACAAGACTTTACACAAGCATGGTCCTATTTGGTGACAAAGAAACTGATTAAA ATGCCATGCAATCTGTATCCGGTATTGATTGATTCATTTGAAGAGTACAG GCATTTCCGGAGACGCCTCCAAACTTTAGAGGGAATACATGTAACTCCATTAGATCACTCATGCCCAGCTTGTTCTACG GAAAGTGGAGTAGTGACAGTGTCAATAGATGCCATATTTGGCCTTTGTCGGAAAAAGTCAGCTGGCAAAAGTGTTCAGGGTCCACTTAGTGGGAAAATGGTATTTGAATTTCAGGATGAGGTGAATGCTTTTGTGTCATCTCATAGTCAATCACGCAACTCAAGTTCACAA GGTTTGTGTAATAACTTTTTAGCTGGAAATGAGTTGCGATCTAGCAAACGATACAAAGCATTAGATGAAACTGCTGTTATGGGAAGTATTTGCCGTCATGAAGTTCCATTGAGATTCTTTAATCTATTTCACGGAGAAAG GATTAGTTATGCAGTGTACATGATGCACTGTTTGCAACAATTGTTTCCAAGCCATGACATTAAACTGTTGTACGATGTGTCTTGTACACTACAAAAGCACCTTCAG GCAAACTCTCGTGATGACTTATTGTCAGTGTTTCATCTAGCAATTCCTATTTTTCATTGCTTTGGTCATAAACTCAGTTGCCAG ATCCAATTTAGCCCTCGTATTATTGAAGGCTTTGGACTTAGTGATGGTGAGGGCATGGAAAGGATGTGGTCTTTTTTAAGACCATTTAGTCGGATGACCAAAGAAATGGGACCATCTCATAGAATTGATGTTCTTAGTGATGCTATCCTCTATTATGGTCAGAAGGGAATAGACAATATCG GTAAGTTGATTTGTAAGAAGTTCCATCGTGCACAAAGTTTGAAAGAAGAATCTAACAAAGATTTAAATGATTTGATGCTTATGTCACCAG TTCAGTTTTCCATGGCTGATGTTGAAAGGTGGGAAGAGGAGGAGAGATCTCAACTTTTACAAGATTCAAGTG CTATAAATTTATCTGAGAGATGGCAAGCTAAGTATGTCAAGCTAATTGATATGCACGAAGAAATTAA GTCTTCTATTACTTCAATCAGTACTGTTGAACCAAGTTCTCCATTGTTTGTACCGCCTTCTCAACTTTTAGAGTGCCTTACACAGTGTGAGGACAAGCTTAAAAGTTTAGAACAAGCAAATGGTGTCCGTCAAAGATGGTCTACATCATCTACTCAGTATCGGGAAGCTAAAACTTTGGTTGCATCTGAGCACAGAATGTGTCTTTTATTAAAACTCGAGCAAGCAGCAAGAGAAAGATGGTTTTTACTTACCTTAAAGGCAAAATATGCTG ATGGACTTGCGATTGATTCTCGTTTAAGTAAGCGAGTTAGTGCAGTCAATAACCAAATTAAGAAGATGTTGAGATCTTTTAATGAAGGTTTACCGGTGGAGGATCACATGATTTGGGAAGCTGCAATTAATATCCATCGGAATAGCTATACAGCTAGCCTTGCATCAATTGCTACATCGATCCCAATAGAGGTGAAACGTGAAGCCGTACAGAAATTTAGGACTGCAAAAAGGTCACTGGAAGAGATAGCTTTACTAAAAGATGAAATGAGAAATTGCTTGGAATATTATAAGAGGCAGATAGCATCTTTAAAGAGAAGCCAAGAAGAAATCCATttacaattacatgaacaaGAAAAAGATGTAGAGAAATTATCTGGGTGCTACTGCTTGATATCAAGAAAGTTACTGATTTTCAGTACCAAATTAACAGATTTGCTATCTTTATTCAGAAACATAGTCCCAG AGGTTATACCACCTTCCATGGGCACATCAGAGGCCAGTACGGAAAATCATTTTCCCCTGACCAGTTATACAG CTCATGTTTCCATTTCCATTCAAATGAAACTG ATGAAGACCCAAGTGTCAgtggagcagttggtaacagaactgAGGATGTTCAGCCAAGAG TGA
- the LOC136257084 gene encoding uncharacterized protein isoform X2, translating into MNPRKTIIKRKSIPLTLVSVAKRCKIKHIKAPVRSFSDPPLVEECHFNTDDSSDQILDENNEGTCYDDQPDTEQQTAHTKRKQKAAEKWQIVQSVALNGVIMNMSEALLDCTICDKSRGIVKCDQCGPLMIYCKQCAIDMHQHSLFHHFVEVWEDGYFQPLELPDGIVLDPKPCCENITRRSIVCFSVEGSPRVLNFPFCSCKCDALKLIGFNYWPGTPVYPQVAFTFEFLDLLEALLLECHVAVQDFTQAWSYLVTKKLIKMPCNLYPVLIDSFEEYRHFRRRLQTLEGIHVTPLDHSCPACSTESGVVTVSIDAIFGLCRKKSAGKSVQGPLSGKMVFEFQDEVNAFVSSHSQSRNSSSQGLCNNFLAGNELRSSKRYKALDETAVMGSICRHEVPLRFFNLFHGERISYAVYMMHCLQQLFPSHDIKLLYDVSCTLQKHLQANSRDDLLSVFHLAIPIFHCFGHKLSCQIQFSPRIIEGFGLSDGEGMERMWSFLRPFSRMTKEMGPSHRIDVLSDAILYYGQKGIDNIGKLICKKFHRAQSLKEESNKDLNDLMLMSPVQFSMADVERWEEEERSQLLQDSSAINLSERWQAKYVKLIDMHEEIKSSITSISTVEPSSPLFVPPSQLLECLTQCEDKLKSLEQANGVRQRWSTSSTQYREAKTLVASEHRMCLLLKLEQAARERWFLLTLKAKYADGLAIDSRLSLPVEDHMIWEAAINIHRNSYTASLASIATSIPIEVKREAVQKFRTAKRSLEEIALLKDEMRNCLEYYKRQIASLKRSQEEIHLQLHEQEKDVEKLSGCYCLISRKLLIFSTKLTDLLSLFRNIVPEVIPPSMGTSEASTENHFPLTSYTAHVSISIQMKLMKTQVSVEQLVTELRMFSQE; encoded by the exons ATGAATCCAAGGAAGACTATTATAAAGAGGAAAAGTATTCCTCTAACACTTGTTAGTGTTGCTAAGAGATGTAAAATAAAGCACATTAAAGCACCTGTTAGAAGTTTCAGCGATCCTCCACTTGTTGAAGAGTGTCACTTTAACACTGATGATTCATCTGACCAAATACTAGATGAAAATAATGAAGGCACATGTTATGATGATCAACCAGATACAGAGCAGCAAACAGCTCACACAAAGAGGAAGCAAAAAGCAGCTGAAAAATGGCAAATCGTCCAAAGTGTTGCCTTAAATGGAGTTATTATGAATATGAGTGAAGCACTATTGGATTGCACTATATGTGATAAATCTAGAGGCATAGTGAAATGTGATCAGTGCGGACCTCTTATGATTTACTGTAAGCAATGTGCTATTGATATGCACCAACATTCATTGTTTCACCATTTTGTGGAAGTTTGGGAG GATGGTTATTTTCAGCCACTTGAACTGCCTGATGGCATTGTGCTTGATCCAAAGCCATGCTGTGAGAATATAACAAGGAGaagcattgtatgttttagTGTTGAAG GATCTCCACGTGTTTTGAATTTTCCATTTTGCTCCTGTAAGTGTGATGCACTCAAATTGATTGGATTTAATTACTGGCCTGGAACTCCTGTCTATCCCCAAGTAGCCTTTACATTTGAATTTTTGGATCTCCTTGAAGCACTGTTGCTTGAGTGCCATGTAGCAGTACAAGACTTTACACAAGCATGGTCCTATTTGGTGACAAAGAAACTGATTAAA ATGCCATGCAATCTGTATCCGGTATTGATTGATTCATTTGAAGAGTACAG GCATTTCCGGAGACGCCTCCAAACTTTAGAGGGAATACATGTAACTCCATTAGATCACTCATGCCCAGCTTGTTCTACG GAAAGTGGAGTAGTGACAGTGTCAATAGATGCCATATTTGGCCTTTGTCGGAAAAAGTCAGCTGGCAAAAGTGTTCAGGGTCCACTTAGTGGGAAAATGGTATTTGAATTTCAGGATGAGGTGAATGCTTTTGTGTCATCTCATAGTCAATCACGCAACTCAAGTTCACAA GGTTTGTGTAATAACTTTTTAGCTGGAAATGAGTTGCGATCTAGCAAACGATACAAAGCATTAGATGAAACTGCTGTTATGGGAAGTATTTGCCGTCATGAAGTTCCATTGAGATTCTTTAATCTATTTCACGGAGAAAG GATTAGTTATGCAGTGTACATGATGCACTGTTTGCAACAATTGTTTCCAAGCCATGACATTAAACTGTTGTACGATGTGTCTTGTACACTACAAAAGCACCTTCAG GCAAACTCTCGTGATGACTTATTGTCAGTGTTTCATCTAGCAATTCCTATTTTTCATTGCTTTGGTCATAAACTCAGTTGCCAG ATCCAATTTAGCCCTCGTATTATTGAAGGCTTTGGACTTAGTGATGGTGAGGGCATGGAAAGGATGTGGTCTTTTTTAAGACCATTTAGTCGGATGACCAAAGAAATGGGACCATCTCATAGAATTGATGTTCTTAGTGATGCTATCCTCTATTATGGTCAGAAGGGAATAGACAATATCG GTAAGTTGATTTGTAAGAAGTTCCATCGTGCACAAAGTTTGAAAGAAGAATCTAACAAAGATTTAAATGATTTGATGCTTATGTCACCAG TTCAGTTTTCCATGGCTGATGTTGAAAGGTGGGAAGAGGAGGAGAGATCTCAACTTTTACAAGATTCAAGTG CTATAAATTTATCTGAGAGATGGCAAGCTAAGTATGTCAAGCTAATTGATATGCACGAAGAAATTAA GTCTTCTATTACTTCAATCAGTACTGTTGAACCAAGTTCTCCATTGTTTGTACCGCCTTCTCAACTTTTAGAGTGCCTTACACAGTGTGAGGACAAGCTTAAAAGTTTAGAACAAGCAAATGGTGTCCGTCAAAGATGGTCTACATCATCTACTCAGTATCGGGAAGCTAAAACTTTGGTTGCATCTGAGCACAGAATGTGTCTTTTATTAAAACTCGAGCAAGCAGCAAGAGAAAGATGGTTTTTACTTACCTTAAAGGCAAAATATGCTG ATGGACTTGCGATTGATTCTCGTTTAA GTTTACCGGTGGAGGATCACATGATTTGGGAAGCTGCAATTAATATCCATCGGAATAGCTATACAGCTAGCCTTGCATCAATTGCTACATCGATCCCAATAGAGGTGAAACGTGAAGCCGTACAGAAATTTAGGACTGCAAAAAGGTCACTGGAAGAGATAGCTTTACTAAAAGATGAAATGAGAAATTGCTTGGAATATTATAAGAGGCAGATAGCATCTTTAAAGAGAAGCCAAGAAGAAATCCATttacaattacatgaacaaGAAAAAGATGTAGAGAAATTATCTGGGTGCTACTGCTTGATATCAAGAAAGTTACTGATTTTCAGTACCAAATTAACAGATTTGCTATCTTTATTCAGAAACATAGTCCCAG AGGTTATACCACCTTCCATGGGCACATCAGAGGCCAGTACGGAAAATCATTTTCCCCTGACCAGTTATACAG CTCATGTTTCCATTTCCATTCAAATGAAACTG ATGAAGACCCAAGTGTCAgtggagcagttggtaacagaactgAGGATGTTCAGCCAAGAG TGA
- the LOC136256504 gene encoding uncharacterized protein — protein sequence MLSQQLLLSIDVSTICRFLLKSNFTYQKLSLVATQRSTFLRQKFMLDVSEYKQEMLVFIDETGTDSRKALRTHGYSLRGVPAKYHKPLVRGSRVSAIAAMLTEGILDVKISQGTNNGDTFYNFVETILLPHLQPFDGISSHSI from the coding sequence ATGCTTTCACAACAGCTGCTGTTGAGtattgatgtctctacaatctGCAGATTTTTACTCAAAAGCAATTTCACTTACCAAAAGCTGAGTTTAGTAGCAACACAAAGGTCCACATTTCTCCGACAAAAGTTCATGTTAGATGTGTCAGAGTACAAACAAGAAATGCTTGTGTTTATTGATGAGACCGGAACTGACAGCCGAAAAGCATTGAGAACCCATGGTTACAGCCTGCGTGGAGTTCCAGCAAAGTACCACAAGCCATTAGTAAGAGGATCACGTGTGTCTGCAATAGCTGCAATGTTAACAGAAGGTATTCTTGATGTCAAGATTAGCCAAGGGACTAACAATGGTGATACCTTTTACAATTTTGTTGAAACAATCTTGCTGCCACACTTACAACCATTTGATGGCATCAGTAGCCATAGCATATAG
- the LOC136257084 gene encoding uncharacterized protein isoform X3, which translates to MNPRKTIIKRKSIPLTLVSVAKRCKIKHIKAPVRSFSDPPLVEECHFNTDDSSDQILDENNEGTCYDDQPDTEQQTAHTKRKQKAAEKWQIVQSVALNGVIMNMSEALLDCTICDKSRGIVKCDQCGPLMIYCKQCAIDMHQHSLFHHFVEVWEDGYFQPLELPDGIVLDPKPCCENITRRSIVCFSVEGSPRVLNFPFCSCKCDALKLIGFNYWPGTPVYPQVAFTFEFLDLLEALLLECHVAVQDFTQAWSYLVTKKLIKMPCNLYPVLIDSFEEYRHFRRRLQTLEGIHVTPLDHSCPACSTIQFSPRIIEGFGLSDGEGMERMWSFLRPFSRMTKEMGPSHRIDVLSDAILYYGQKGIDNIGKLICKKFHRAQSLKEESNKDLNDLMLMSPVQFSMADVERWEEEERSQLLQDSSAINLSERWQAKYVKLIDMHEEIKSSITSISTVEPSSPLFVPPSQLLECLTQCEDKLKSLEQANGVRQRWSTSSTQYREAKTLVASEHRMCLLLKLEQAARERWFLLTLKAKYADGLAIDSRLSKRVSAVNNQIKKMLRSFNEGLPVEDHMIWEAAINIHRNSYTASLASIATSIPIEVKREAVQKFRTAKRSLEEIALLKDEMRNCLEYYKRQIASLKRSQEEIHLQLHEQEKDVEKLSGCYCLISRKLLIFSTKLTDLLSLFRNIVPEVIPPSMGTSEASTENHFPLTSYTAHVSISIQMKLMKTQVSVEQLVTELRMFSQE; encoded by the exons ATGAATCCAAGGAAGACTATTATAAAGAGGAAAAGTATTCCTCTAACACTTGTTAGTGTTGCTAAGAGATGTAAAATAAAGCACATTAAAGCACCTGTTAGAAGTTTCAGCGATCCTCCACTTGTTGAAGAGTGTCACTTTAACACTGATGATTCATCTGACCAAATACTAGATGAAAATAATGAAGGCACATGTTATGATGATCAACCAGATACAGAGCAGCAAACAGCTCACACAAAGAGGAAGCAAAAAGCAGCTGAAAAATGGCAAATCGTCCAAAGTGTTGCCTTAAATGGAGTTATTATGAATATGAGTGAAGCACTATTGGATTGCACTATATGTGATAAATCTAGAGGCATAGTGAAATGTGATCAGTGCGGACCTCTTATGATTTACTGTAAGCAATGTGCTATTGATATGCACCAACATTCATTGTTTCACCATTTTGTGGAAGTTTGGGAG GATGGTTATTTTCAGCCACTTGAACTGCCTGATGGCATTGTGCTTGATCCAAAGCCATGCTGTGAGAATATAACAAGGAGaagcattgtatgttttagTGTTGAAG GATCTCCACGTGTTTTGAATTTTCCATTTTGCTCCTGTAAGTGTGATGCACTCAAATTGATTGGATTTAATTACTGGCCTGGAACTCCTGTCTATCCCCAAGTAGCCTTTACATTTGAATTTTTGGATCTCCTTGAAGCACTGTTGCTTGAGTGCCATGTAGCAGTACAAGACTTTACACAAGCATGGTCCTATTTGGTGACAAAGAAACTGATTAAA ATGCCATGCAATCTGTATCCGGTATTGATTGATTCATTTGAAGAGTACAG GCATTTCCGGAGACGCCTCCAAACTTTAGAGGGAATACATGTAACTCCATTAGATCACTCATGCCCAGCTTGTTCTACG ATCCAATTTAGCCCTCGTATTATTGAAGGCTTTGGACTTAGTGATGGTGAGGGCATGGAAAGGATGTGGTCTTTTTTAAGACCATTTAGTCGGATGACCAAAGAAATGGGACCATCTCATAGAATTGATGTTCTTAGTGATGCTATCCTCTATTATGGTCAGAAGGGAATAGACAATATCG GTAAGTTGATTTGTAAGAAGTTCCATCGTGCACAAAGTTTGAAAGAAGAATCTAACAAAGATTTAAATGATTTGATGCTTATGTCACCAG TTCAGTTTTCCATGGCTGATGTTGAAAGGTGGGAAGAGGAGGAGAGATCTCAACTTTTACAAGATTCAAGTG CTATAAATTTATCTGAGAGATGGCAAGCTAAGTATGTCAAGCTAATTGATATGCACGAAGAAATTAA GTCTTCTATTACTTCAATCAGTACTGTTGAACCAAGTTCTCCATTGTTTGTACCGCCTTCTCAACTTTTAGAGTGCCTTACACAGTGTGAGGACAAGCTTAAAAGTTTAGAACAAGCAAATGGTGTCCGTCAAAGATGGTCTACATCATCTACTCAGTATCGGGAAGCTAAAACTTTGGTTGCATCTGAGCACAGAATGTGTCTTTTATTAAAACTCGAGCAAGCAGCAAGAGAAAGATGGTTTTTACTTACCTTAAAGGCAAAATATGCTG ATGGACTTGCGATTGATTCTCGTTTAAGTAAGCGAGTTAGTGCAGTCAATAACCAAATTAAGAAGATGTTGAGATCTTTTAATGAAGGTTTACCGGTGGAGGATCACATGATTTGGGAAGCTGCAATTAATATCCATCGGAATAGCTATACAGCTAGCCTTGCATCAATTGCTACATCGATCCCAATAGAGGTGAAACGTGAAGCCGTACAGAAATTTAGGACTGCAAAAAGGTCACTGGAAGAGATAGCTTTACTAAAAGATGAAATGAGAAATTGCTTGGAATATTATAAGAGGCAGATAGCATCTTTAAAGAGAAGCCAAGAAGAAATCCATttacaattacatgaacaaGAAAAAGATGTAGAGAAATTATCTGGGTGCTACTGCTTGATATCAAGAAAGTTACTGATTTTCAGTACCAAATTAACAGATTTGCTATCTTTATTCAGAAACATAGTCCCAG AGGTTATACCACCTTCCATGGGCACATCAGAGGCCAGTACGGAAAATCATTTTCCCCTGACCAGTTATACAG CTCATGTTTCCATTTCCATTCAAATGAAACTG ATGAAGACCCAAGTGTCAgtggagcagttggtaacagaactgAGGATGTTCAGCCAAGAG TGA